DNA sequence from the Daphnia pulex isolate KAP4 chromosome 8, ASM2113471v1 genome:
GCAATGTATAGGACGATAGAActttataattaaaattctataaattaaactttataaactaaaaatttttaatgacgCATGATACAAAGGTAGATTTCAATGTCACGTGATGTCACGGTATAAGACCGATCCTTAAAAATTCAGTGGGCTTTCCGTTTTGGTAAAAAAGTTTaactttatttgtttatcaTTACATTAggctgtttaaaaaattatcgacCCGGTGGAAGAGAAGCATTCAAAAAGTGAAACGATTGAGTGCAACGGGCGTGaaccagttttatttttttaagtatcaGCCTATCATGATGGCAATATTTCCTgtgttgatgatttttttttgtgttgactAATTCCGTTAATTCTCTCAGACGTAAGAGGGTGAACGGTGAACCATGCGCAGCCAGTTCTGCATAAAACGGGAGTCCCGTTGGTCCCATCTTTCTTGTTCGATTCACGCGTAACGTGGGAATCAATCAgcagaaaagggggaaatggtGAGTCACGTTGCTGGTCGATGTTTATTCAAGGTCGTAAACAACCCCCCGCACCCCATTCTGACTTCTGAGAACTCCGGCTCAACCTTCAGCCAAACAAGGTCAAGGGGGGAGATTGAGGGTGACTCAGTCTGTTGTTGTAAATGAAACCATGTAATTTACATGCTTTAAATGATAAcgcatttgttttgtttacaaaaaacaaaacacaataaatgcgtttcctttttcaagaatatgttttactatataaacaagtttttaaaactattcATCAGAGCAATAGATTGCTCTGCTATTCACCCATAATGatacaaaattttataaaatatccTCCTGAATTAATAATATTCCCTAGCTTACTTtaattaaacacaaatttcaaattgaggTTTGATAttacgaaaacaaattttaaaatatattctGTGATAGCTTTGCAGTTTACAATATAACGTCCCATATTATAACTTACAAGGTCGTTAACTTAATTCTACATAGCATTCATATGGATGGATTCAGAAaggctaccattttttttagacttttgtTCTTCATAtcatggtatttttatttttcttttatgaaaaaaaatcgcaaacaTCCCTTCCCCTTGCTAACGCGGGTGAGCTGAATTCTAGTTAGCATTCGTTTGGATTCAAACAGGCTACCAAAAGCCGTCACTAGATGGGGGTTTCAGCACTGACAGGGCAATAGCCCTCTATGGCTATTGCCCTGTCGGACCGGCATGGCAATAGATTTCACGGTTCGCGCTTAATTGTCAAGAGTCAGACAGAAGAAGGGACTAGGCCACTAGGGAGAGAAAACTGCgaaatatttagattttagAACATTCTTTAGTGTGATGTGTGATCGTTGTCGTTGATTTTCGTCGTGTACGTGTCGTGGTTTTCACTGAACGTGTTCTCTTAACCATTATCTTCAACAATCAACATGCCTCAGCCGAAATGGTACCACAAATCTCTGGCAGAATTGTGTATGGACAGTATCGTCGATAACATGGAGAAATGGACGGCATCGCGTAGTTCGGAGCACGTTttctgtcatttttatttactgcGTGAGTGTCTATGGAATACTTGGTTATTAGTTGGTTTACtgttacaattattttattacggCATTTTGACTACATACAGCTTCACATTGTCTGGAGTACATGACTGAATGTCTCTTGAAAGACTACTCGATAACAGAGGACATGtttgatttactttttaaaagccCACACATGAAAGTTCTGGATTTATCACAACTGGGCACTGGACGTGATGCAGAAAGAAATCTTCGCATCGTTCGTCTGGCATCTGACAGATGTTTGGTATATAGACCAATAGTTAATTCTGCATTATAATAGTAGTAAATTTATGTGTAACTCTTTGCAATTACAGCAACTCACTACACTGAAGATTCATGATGGCTATGGTTTTTTTTGCAATGGAAAGAGTAATTTTGAAGTAGAAGAGGCTTTTGCTTCTATTTTGCAGCGTTTTGAACACTTGCAAATTCTTGATTTATCTTCCACAATTTATGGTGCATGTTGCATGCTCAAACTTGGATCAACTTGTAAACCAAAAATAAGGTAGGTTCTACTCTActtatttaatcaaataaattgattgtacattttatatttttttcccctaggGAGTTGCTAGTTAATCGCTGCCCTGGTGTAACTGATTCTGTAGTTGAAGTTTGTTGCAACGGTCAAAGTTCCCTTCAGAAATTATCAGTTTATGGAACGGAAGTGACTCATATCGGAATTCGATTTGCTATCGAACATTTACCAGAGctgaaagaattaaattgCGACGATGATTCTGATATCCTAAGAGCTTTTCGTAGAATTCGTAATGATAAcagagaatcaaaaaaatattccttgACCAAGTTGTTAATGGCTATGCCAAACAAAGTACCCTATAAACCCTATAAAAAAGGAAGCGTTTCATTGATGGTTGACATGTGTCCGTCGCTTGTTGAAGTTGATGTTATGATACATGTAAACGACGAAGGATTTACGGATGAGGAGTTATTAGGtgagaaaaatctgaaatgatgGTATTCGTATGTGTCGACAAACTAAACGCAATTGTATTTCAGGTTTTCGAAAGCttcaacaactaaaaaatCTCGAAATTTTGATAACCTTCATGTCGTCAGTCTCTATTCGTGGCGGAGTAATTCCTCTTCTACAAGCTCGTGGCCTTACACTTGAAGATTTATATTTATCGGTGGAAGTAACGAGTGAAGAAGTCTATCTCATCATCCAATGCTGTCCGAACATACGCCGTTTGTTCCTTTCTTTAGAAAGTACCGATCTGGATACTCCCGAACCGGTGGTAGGTGATGGCGTCCACTCTTCTCTTTGTACCCCAAAGGAAGTAATTCCGTTAAGGATGTTGGAagtcatctctctctcctctgatACACCCAACGATATCTTCGTTATTTCACGCAAACTcttacttttgcttttatctTCCCTTACTATTACAGAGATAGCCATAGACGATTGTTTCACTCTTGATGA
Encoded proteins:
- the LOC124199476 gene encoding uncharacterized protein LOC124199476 gives rise to the protein MPQPKWYHKSLAELCMDSIVDNMEKWTASRSSEHVFCHFYLLPSHCLEYMTECLLKDYSITEDMFDLLFKSPHMKVLDLSQLGTGRDAERNLRIVRLASDRCLQLTTLKIHDGYGFFCNGKSNFEVEEAFASILQRFEHLQILDLSSTIYGACCMLKLGSTCKPKIRELLVNRCPGVTDSVVEVCCNGQSSLQKLSVYGTEVTHIGIRFAIEHLPELKELNCDDDSDILRAFRRIRNDNRESKKYSLTKLLMAMPNKVPYKPYKKGSVSLMVDMCPSLVEVDVMIHVNDEGFTDEELLGFRKLQQLKNLEILITFMSSVSIRGGVIPLLQARGLTLEDLYLSVEVTSEEVYLIIQCCPNIRRLFLSLESTDLDTPEPVVGDGVHSSLCTPKEVIPLRMLEVISLSSDTPNDIFVISRKLLLLLLSSLTITEIAIDDCFTLDDQIIEEACARNSFKYLTKLNFYGCSNVSQKGIDFFLNETNPLGDICVHNCGNVNLKRMRTMAQEKHWNQVKITV